Proteins encoded within one genomic window of Platichthys flesus chromosome 13, fPlaFle2.1, whole genome shotgun sequence:
- the LOC133967526 gene encoding gamma-crystallin M3-like, giving the protein MMGKIIFYEDRNFQGRSYESSSDMSDMSTYLSRCHSCKVESGCFMVYDRTNYMGNQFFVRRGEYSDHQRMGMSDCIRSCRMIPMHRGQFRMKIYERENFGGQSNELMDDCENMQERYRMSDCQSSNVMDGHWLMYEQPNYRGKMMYLRPGEYRSFRDMGMSGTRFMSMKRIMDSCY; this is encoded by the exons ATGATGGGAAAG ATCATCTTCTACGAGGACAGGAACTTCCAGGGTCGTTCCTATGAGTCCAGCAGCGACATGAGTGACATGTCCACCTACCTGAGCAGGTGCCACTCCTGCAAGGTGGAGAGCGGCTGCTTCATGGTCTATGACCGCACCAACTACATGGGAAACCAGTTCTTTGTGAGGAGGGGCGAGTACTCCGACCACCAGCGTATGGGCATGAGCGACTGCATCAGGTCCTGCCGCATGATCCCCATG CACCGTGGCCAGTTCAGGATGAAGATCTACGAGAGGGAGAACTTCGGCGGTCAGAGCAACGAGCTGATGGACGACTGTGAGAACATGCAGGAGCGTTACCGCATGTCCGACTGCCAGTCCAGCAACGTGATGGACGGCCACTGGCTGATGTACGAGCAGCCCAACTACAGAGGCAAGATGATGTACCTGAGGCCCGGAGAGTACAGGAGCTTCAGGGACATGGGCATGAGCGGCACCAGGTTCATGAGCATGAAGCGCATCATGGATTCCTGCTATTGA
- the LOC133967525 gene encoding gamma-crystallin M3-like, translating into MHGKIIFYEDKNFQGRSYETSSDCADMSSHLSRCHSCKVESGCFMVYDRPNYMGQQYFLRRGEYSDYQRMMGFGDCVRSCRMIPMHKGSYRIRLYEMENFGGQKNEMQEDCDNFQDRFRMSDCQSCNVMDGHWLMYEQPRYKGRMMYLRPGEYRSFRDMGYDGMKFSSIRRINDSC; encoded by the exons ATGCACGGCAAG ATCATCTTCTACGAGGACAAGAACTTCCAGGGTCGCTCCTATGAGACCAGCAGCGACTGCGCGGACATGTCGTCCCACCTGAGCAGGTGTCACTCCTGCAAGGTGGAGAGCGGCTGCTTCATGGTCTACGACCGGCCCAACTACATGGGTCAGCAGTACTTCCTGAGGAGGGGCGAGTACTCCGACTACCAGCGCATGATGGGCTTCGGAGACTGCGTCAGGTCCTGTCGTATGATCCCGATG CACAAGGGCTCCTACAGAATAAGGCTCTACGAGATGGAGAACTTCGGAGGCCAGAAGAACGAGATGCAGGAGGACTGCGACAACTTCCAGGACCGCTTCCGCATGTCCGACTGCCAGTCCTGCAACGTGATGGACGGCCACTGGCTGATGTACGAGCAGCCGCGCTACAAGGGCAGGATGATGTACCTGAGGCCCGGAGAGTACAGGAGCTTCAGGGACATGGGCTACGATGGAATGAAGTTCAGCTCCATCAGACGCATCAATGACTCCTGTTAA
- the LOC133967524 gene encoding gamma-crystallin M3-like yields MTTTDMSMGKIIFYEERNFQGRSYECMSDCSDMSSYLNRCQSCRVESGCFMVYDRTNFMGNQYYMRRGEYADYMSMMGMSGGIKSCRMIPMHRGQFRMKIYERENFGGQSNELMDDCENIMERYRMSDCMSSQVMDGHWLMYEQPNYRGKMMYLRPGEYRSFRDMGMSGTRFMSMRRITDMC; encoded by the exons ATGACCACCACTGACATGAGCATGGGCAAG ATCATCTTCTACGAGGAGAGGAACTTCCAGGGTCGCTCCTATGAGTGCATGAGCGACTGCTCCGACATGTCCTCCTACCTGAACAGGTGCCAGTCCTGCAGGGTGGAGAGCGGCTGCTTCATGGTCTACGACCGCACCAACTTCATGGGAAACCAGTACTACATGAGGAGGGGCGAGTACGCCGACTACATGAGCATGATGGGAATGAGCGGTGGCATCAAGTCTTGCCGTATGATTCCCATG CACCGTGGCCAGTTCAGGATGAAGATCTACGAAAGGGAGAACTTCGGCGGTCAGAGCAACGAGCTGATGGACGACTGTGAGAACATCATGGAGCGTTACCGCATGTCCGACTGCATGTCCTCCCAGGTGATGGACGGCCACTGGCTGATGTACGAGCAGCCCAACTACAGAGGCAAGATGATGTACCTGAGGCCCGGAGAGTACAGGAGCTTCAGGGACATGGGCATGAGCGGCACCAGGTTCATGAGCATGAGGCGCATCACCGACATGTGCTAG
- the LOC133967348 gene encoding gamma-crystallin M3-like: MSNTGMNMRGKIIFYEEKNFQGRTYECMSDSSDMSTYLNRSHSCRVESGCFMVYDRPNYMGNQFFMRRGEYSDYMSMMGMRECIRSCRMIPMHRGQYRMKIYERENFGGQSNELMDDCDNIQDRYRMSDCMSCHVQDGYWLMYEQPNYRGKMMYMRPGEYRSFRDMGMSGTRFMSMRRITDSYN; the protein is encoded by the exons ATGAGCAACACCGGCATGAACATGAGGGGAAAG ATCATCTTCTACGAGGAGAAGAACTTCCAGGGTCGCACCTATGAGTGCATGAGCGACAGCTCTGACATGAGCACCTACCTGAACAGGTCCCACTCCTGCAGGGTGGAGAGCGGCTGCTTCATGGTCTACGACCGCCCCAACTACATGGGAAACCAGTTCTTCATGAGGAGGGGCGAGTACTCCGACTACATGAGCATGATGGGAATGAGGGAGTGCATCAGGTCTTGTCGCATGATCCCCATG CACCGTGGCCAGTACAGGATGAAGATCTACGAGAGGGAGAACTTCGGTGGTCAGAGCAACGAGCTGATGGACGACTGTGACAACATCCAGGACCGCTACCGCATGTCCGACTGCATGTCCTGCCACGTGCAGGACGGTTACTGGCTGATGTACGAGCAGCCCAACTACAGAGGCAAGATGATGTACATGAGGCCCGGAGAGTACAGGAGCTTCAGGGACATGGGCATGAGCGGCACCAGGTTCATGAGCATGAGGCGCATCACGGATTCCTACAACTGA
- the LOC133966974 gene encoding gamma-crystallin M3-like translates to MSNTGMNMRGKLTFFQIIFYEEKNFQGRTHECMSDSSDMSTYLNRCHSCRVESGCFMVYDCPNYMGNQFFMRRGEYSDCMSMMGMRECIRSCRMIPMHRGQYRMKIYERENFGGQSNELMDDCDNIQDRYRMSDCMSCHVQDGHWLMYEQPNYRGKMMYLRPGEYRSFRDMGMSGTRFMSMRRITDSYN, encoded by the exons ATGAGCAACACCGGCATGAACATGAGGGGAAAG CTTACTTTTTTCCAGATCATCTTCTACGAGGAGAAGAACTTCCAGGGTCGCACCCACGAGTGCATGAGCGACAGCTCCGACATGAGCACCTACCTGAACAGGTGCCACTCCTGCAGGGTGGAGAGCGGCTGCTTCATGGTCTACGACTGCCCCAACTACATGGGAAACCAGTTCTTCATGAGGAGGGGCGAGTACTCCGACTGCATGAGCATGATGGGAATGAGGGAGTGCATCAGGTCTTGTCGCATGATCCCCATG CACCGTGGCCAGTACAGGATGAAGATCTATGAGAGGGAGAACTTCGGCGGTCAGAGCAACGAGCTGATGGACGACTGCGACAACATCCAGGACCGCTACCGCATGTCCGACTGCATGTCCTGCCACGTGCAGGACGGCCACTGGCTGATGTACGAGCAGCCCAACTACAGAGGCAAGATGATGTACCTGAGGCCCGGAGAGTACAGGAGCTTCAGGGACATGGGCATGAGTGGCACCAGGTTCATGAGCATGAGGCGCATCACGGATTCCTACAACTAA
- the LOC133967695 gene encoding gamma-crystallin M3-like yields MSNTGMNMRGKIIFYEEKNFQGRTYECMSDSSDMSTYLNRSHSCRVESGCFMVYDRPNYMGNQFFMRRGEYSDYMSMMGMRECIRSCRMIPMHRGQYRMKIYERENFGGQSNELMEDCDNIQDRYRMSDCMSCHVMDGHWLVYEQPNYRGKMMYMRPGEYRSFRDMGMSGTRFMSMRRITDSCN; encoded by the exons ATGAGCAACACCGGCATGAACATGAGGGGAAAG ATCATCTTCTACGAGGAGAAGAACTTCCAGGGTCGCACATATGAGTGCATGAGCGACAGCTCCGACATGAGCACCTACCTGAACAGGTCCCACTCCTGCAGGGTGGAGAGCGGCTGCTTCATGGTCTACGACCGCCCCAACTACATGGGAAACCAGTTCTTCATGAGGAGGGGCGAGTACTCCGACTACATGAGCATGATGGGAATGAGGGAGTGCATCAGGTCTTGTCGCATGATCCCCATG CACCGTGGCCAGTACAGGATGAAGATCTACGAGAGGGAGAACTTCGGCGGTCAGAGCAACGAGCTGATGGAAGACTGCGACAACATCCAGGACCGCTACCGCATGTCCGACTGCATGTCCTGCCACGTGATGGACGGCCACTGGCTGGTGTATGAGCAGCCCAACTACAGAGGCAAGATGATGTACATGAGGCCCGGAGAGTACAGGAGCTTCAGGGACATGGGCATGAGCGGCACCAGGTTCATGAGCATGAGGCGCATCACGGATTCCTGCAACTAA
- the LOC133967696 gene encoding gamma-crystallin M3-like encodes MSNTGMNMRGKIIFYEEKNFQGRTYECMSDSSDMSTYLNRSHSCRVESGCFMVYDRPNYMGNQFFMRRGEYSDYMSMMGMRECIRSCRMIPMHRGQYRMKIYERENFGGQSNELMDDCDNIQDRYRMSDCMSCHVMDGHWLMYEQPNYRGKMMYTRPGEYRSFRDMGMSGTRFMSMRRITDSYN; translated from the exons ATGAGCAACACCGGCATGAACATGAGGGGAAAG ATCATCTTCTACGAGGAGAAGAACTTCCAGGGTCGCACCTACGAGTGCATGAGCGACAGCTCAGACATGAGCACCTACCTGAACAGGTCCCACTCCTGCAGGGTGGAGAGCGGCTGCTTCATGGTCTACGACCGCCCCAACTACATGGGAAACCAGTTCTTCATGAGGAGGGGCGAGTACTCTGACTACATGAGCATGATGGGAATGAGGGAGTGCATCAGGTCTTGTCGCATGATCCCCATG CACCGTGGCCAGTACAGGATGAAGATATATGAGAGGGAGAACTTCGGTGGTCAGAGCAACGAGCTGATGGACGACTGCGACAACATCCAGGACCGCTACCGCATGTCCGACTGCATGTCCTGCCACGTGATGGACGGCCACTGGCTGATGTACGAGCAGCCCAACTACAGAGGCAAGATGATGTACACGAGGCCCGGAGAGTACAGGAGCTTCAGGGACATGGGCATGAGCGGCACCAGGTTCATGAGCATGAGGCGCATCACGGATTCCTACAACTAA
- the LOC133967691 gene encoding gamma-crystallin M3-like: MSNTGMNMRGKIIFYEEKNFQGRTHECMSDSSDMSTYLNRSHSCRVESGCFMVYDRPNYMGNQFFMRRGEYSDCMSMMGMRECIRSCRMIPMHRGQFRMKIYERENFGGQSNELMDDCDNIQDRYRMSECISCHVMDGHWLMYEQPNYRGKMMYLRPGEYRSFRDMGMSGTRFMSMRRITDSCN; the protein is encoded by the exons ATGAGCAACACCGGCATGAACATGAGGGGAAAG ATCATCTTCTACGAGGAGAAGAACTTCCAGGGTCGCACCCACGAGTGCATGAGCGACAGCTCCGACATGAGCACCTACCTGAACAGGTCCCACTCCTGCAGGGTGGAGAGCGGCTGCTTCATGGTCTACGACCGCCCCAACTACATGGGAAACCAGTTCTTCATGAGGAGGGGCGAGTACTCCGACTGCATGAGCATGATGGGAATGAGGGAGTGCATCAGGTCTTGTCGCATGATCCCCATG CACCGTGGTCAGTTCAGGATGAAGATCTACGAGAGGGAGAACTTCGGTGGTCAGAGCAACGAGCTGATGGACGACTGTGACAACATCCAGGACCGCTACCGCATGTCCGAGTGCATTTCCTGCCACGTGATGGACGGCCACTGGCTGATGTACGAGCAGCCCAACTACAGAGGCAAGATGATGTACCTGAGGCCCGGAGAGTACAGGAGCTTCAGGGACATGGGCATGAGCGGCACCAGGTTCATGAGCATGAGGCGCATCACGGATTCCTGCAACTAA
- the LOC133967692 gene encoding gamma-crystallin M3-like, with translation MSNTGMNMRGKIIFYEDKNFQGRTYECMSDSSDMTTYLNRSHSCRVESGCFMVYDRPNYMGNQFFMRRGEYSDYMSMMGMRECIRSCRMIPMHRGQFRTKIYERENFGGQSNELMDDCDNIQDRYRMSDCMSCHVMDGHWLMYEQPNYRGKMMYLRPGEYRSFRDMGMSGTRFMSMKRITDSCN, from the exons ATGAGCAACACCGGCATGAACATGAGGGGAAAG ATCATCTTCTACGAGGACAAGAACTTCCAGGGTCGCACCTATGAGTGCATGAGCGACAGCTCTGACATGACCACCTACCTGAACAGGTCCCACTCCTGCAGGGTGGAGAGCGGCTGCTTCATGGTCTACGACCGCCCCAACTACATGGGAAACCAGTTCTTCATGAGGAGGGGCGAGTACTCTGACTACATGAGCATGATGGGAATGAGGGAGTGCATCAGGTCTTGTCGCATGATCCCCATG CACCGTGGTCAGTTCAGGACGAAGATCTACGAGAGGGAGAACTTCGGTGGTCAGAGCAACGAGCTGATGGACGACTGCGACAACATCCAGGACCGCTACCGCATGTCCGACTGCATGTCCTGCCACGTGATGGACGGCCACTGGCTGATGTACGAGCAGCCCAACTACAGAGGCAAGATGATGTACCTGAGGCCCGGAGAGTACAGGAGCTTCAGGGACATGGGCATGAGCGGCACCAGGTTCATGAGCATGAAGCGCATCACGGATTCCTGCAACTGA
- the LOC133967350 gene encoding gamma-crystallin M3-like, with protein sequence MSNTGMNMRGKIIFYEEKNFQGRTYECMSDCSDMTSYLNRSHSCRVESGCFMVYDRPNYMGNQFFMRRGEYSDYMSMMGMRECIRSCRMIPMHRGQFRMKIYERENFGGQSNELMDDCDNIQDRYRMSECMSCHVMDGHWLMYEQPNYRGKMMYLRPGEYRSFRDMGMSGTRFMSMRRITDSCN encoded by the exons ATGAGCAACACCGGCATGAACATGAGGGGAAAG ATCATCTTCTACGAGGAGAAGAACTTCCAGGGTCGCACCTATGAGTGCATGAGCGACTGCTCCGACATGACCTCCTACCTGAACAGGTCCCACTCCTGCAGGGTGGAGAGCGGCTGCTTCATGGTCTACGACCGCCCCAACTACATGGGAAACCAGTTCTTCATGAGGAGGGGCGAGTACTCCGACTACATGAGCATGATGGGAATGAGGGAGTGCATCAGGTCTTGTCGCATGATCCCCATG CACCGTGGTCAGTTCAGGATGAAGATCTACGAGAGGGAGAACTTCGGCGGTCAGAGCAACGAGCTGATGGACGACTGTGACAACATCCAGGACCGCTACCGCATGTCCGAGTGCATGTCCTGCCACGTGATGGACGGCCACTGGCTGATGTACGAGCAGCCCAACTACAGAGGCAAGATGATGTACCTGAGGCCCGGAGAGTACAGGAGCTTCAGGGACATGGGCATGAGCGGCACCAGGTTCATGAGCATGAGGCGCATCACGGATTCCTGCAACTAA